AACTGGTTAATATCCTTTTCTCAGCACTAATGAAATGTTCATACCTGAGTAACATCCTTTTGTGGACGTACATAAAGACAAAATTAACCGCCATGTGCATACTCCTATCCCACTTCATTAAATTTCTCTTCATTCTTCCCAACGTCTATCATATGTCCACATCGAATTTTAAAGGATAATAGTCGTTACGGGCGCGGCATACGCGTAGCTAAGGCATACTTGATGGGAAGGGATAActtgaatatttttaataatcgGTAAGGTCTGTGGAATCGTGTACACAACTGTTTGTGGCACGACACTGTACGTAGTTGTGTAAACAACTGGCGCAGGCTGCACCGTCACCACGGGGGATATCACTGTTGCGAACATTTTctaaaaggggagaaaatacacataaaaaagtacGGGCGCATTGGCGTTGTGTGCATCTGCGTGTAATGTTAACACATGAGAAGTTGTTGGATAAGCTGCAATTGCACAACGTAGTGATTTTTACGCTGATTAGAGgcatacgtatatacatatatcttttttttatttttttttttccttcttttgctGCTCCCTCGATGAATGCCTTACTTAAATAAAGGAAGAGTCTATTATTATCAGGGAAAACTAaaatttggcaaaaaaaatatgagctattttgaaaaaaatcttcGCAGTGTGATGAGGcatcaactttttttaaaaaatgacaatttcGCAGGGGCTACGTAAAAATTGCAGTAATGTTCCAATATTATGCCTATAAAGTTTGAAAGAGCAAAGTGAGATGAGGTTCCTCTGTTTTGTGAAGGGGGGCATGGCTGATGGGGTTTCAAGATGAAAAATGCGCCTTCACACGACAAAATCGACGTCGTAAAAGGGTACACGCGagtaaatatgcatatgtgtaaatatgcatatgtatatatttacataaacgAACGTGTCTACGCCTTTGCTGCAAAGCAGGCTCATGGTGTTTTTCCTTGGACAGTTGTCAGCaatattcaatttttgtgaattaaCTTCCGCAGTTGCAATTTAACTGGAATTGATGTTGTTTTCGCAATTTATTTGTGAGGCTAACAAATTGTTACACGAACAgatgtttataaatttacataattatataattgtGCATTTATACACTTACGTTCGTGTGCGTCAGAATTGTACATCCCATTTTCATGCCTTCACATGATTTATTACACATGCAAATGCGCAGATGTCCGTGTGACATGCGTAAATCTGTTCGTCTTTtaaatttcactttttttttttttttttttttctaaatgaAAGCATTCTTTTtcagaaataaatgaatgcagtttttttatttctttttctttttttttcccctttccttaTTCATTATCTGCATGCGCATGTagattcttttttgtttcctgtTGAGAGAAGCTAAAATGACagcagttaaaaaataaataaaaaaagggaacgttcattttaaaatagcCAGCTAATCCGAACAAAAACAGTCTTACGTATATAAACTAACATCCTTCAAGAAAAATCCCAATTTTACATCCATACTGTGCATACGGTTTacgcttcattttttttttttttctgactcAGTTGTGTGCGTTATATtgcctcccatttttttttttttcttttaattttgataaattatgaaaaataagtGTAACTTTGCAGCTACGTAAGAAGGAAGCCTCAGTTAagggaaaatttaaaaaaagacgcCTAATTACACGATGCGGAAAAGTTCCAAAAatggggtgggaaaaaaatgcagtttGTTGTAGGGGCCACTTTTTCAGTAAATTCAAAACAGGGAGCATTATTCTTGTAGAAGCGATGTACTCCTTCGAAAAGGAATCAGTATGTAGTAGTCCCACGcaacatgcaaaaaaaaaaaaaggttaattatttttttctgtttttattttgtagtaatttttttttgcggaatCACCCAAAGGGAATCatcaaaattgtaaaggtGGCAATCTGCTATTGATTGCGTATAACTAGAGATGCGACACATTCAGGAAAACGTTAAGGACTTTTTAACTATGCGCATGTTGTAGAGGTGTAACCTACTGATGGCTGACTGAGCATAGTACGCTTAGCTCGTGTGCGAGTAGCTCTTTTAGCAGTCAGTCGAAATTATTGACACTCTGCTTTTGTTGCACAGGAAATGTCAGAGGTATTTATGTGTATTACACTCATCCTGTGCACAATACGGGGGTGTAGGTGCATACCCCGGTGGAAGcgcattttccttttagcCGTTTTAGCGCTGCCAATCGAAAGGGCATTCGAACGAATTTATTTCTCCTCCCAATTTGATCAGAAGGGGTTATTCGGTACGTGACACATTCCCTTTCCTTTGCTTTATTATTCCTCTTAGATAGTACCCACCATAGATACATTTTCACTCTCAGGTCTGCACATTTTCAGCTTGCCTGTTTGTTTCTCCCATCttgtaaaagtaaaatggTTAAATGTGAAAGGATGGCAGCCCCATAATTTGGTCAAAACAGGACACAACGTATTGTGGCACAGTGTGATATGGGAAATTAACGCtaagttttcattttatcaaaagaaaTGGCATGTATACAAAGTAATTTCACATAATCCTGCGTGGGGTGGTAAAAATTGAGTTGCTTATTTCGATGGGgctacaaataaattttttaatttaactATTGTTACCTTATTGCGAATGGCTaatactttaatttttttttttttcaattttttttattgttcatTTCGTTCGTAAAGCACGCGGGAATGAGCACAGCTAGGGCCAATCCTATTCAGCGCAAATAATgagaaacttttttaaaaggtgTAAAAAGGGAGGTGCACCAAAAAGGATGCTTAAATGGGGCCGTTTgcaaagtagaaaaaattagcaacactgacaaaattgggaaaatttgcaacactgaccaaattggcaaaattgacaaaattggcaaaatcGGCCAAACTGACCAATTGACCAAACTTGGAAAACtgccaaaattttttgtacatccCGTGAAATACCGTGCCGCTCCTGAAGAACCAAACTGTGTTCGTTCGAATTTAAGTGCACCGCAGGAAGCGTAACGCATATTTTTGCCGACAAGAATCCacggcaatttttttttttttatactttcaTTTGAACAATGGGAAAAGTGCATAAAGGTGACTATTATCGGGGAGGTGCTTTCCttggggaaataaaaagagatcAGAAGTTCGGGATGTAAAATGATGCCAACATATCGTGCATGTACgcgtataaaaatatttgcacagCTGGGGAAACaaggataaataaataagcaTTTGACAAATGTTAGTATGAATGCTTACATCGGTGATACGGCAGCAGTTTTTATAATTGCTTCGTGAGgtattctcttttttttttttttccacgttcATCCTATGTATCAACTAAATCGCGACAAAATAATTAGCACTTAACTGTGATTATGCTTCCTCTTGGCGTTACATTATGCAACCACCACTTCCTCCTCAACATCTGGTGTTactaggaaaaaaaaaattaatgagcTCGTTTTGTGTTTCCTCTACTTGGCGCACCCTAAAAAACAGTTGTGAAttcatgtacatttttgcgtaCACAGAACTAGGTTAGGTGGATAATAAACCCCCCACACCACTTacccgcaaaaaaaa
This genomic stretch from Plasmodium cynomolgi strain B DNA, chromosome 14, whole genome shotgun sequence harbors:
- a CDS encoding hypothetical protein (putative), whose protein sequence is MFATVISPVVTVQPAPVVYTTTYSVVPQTVVYTIPQTLPIIKNIQVIPSHQVCLSYAYAAPVTTIIL